The DNA window GTCAAAAATTTCAAAGGAAAAATTAACATCATTTGGTATTGATCTAaccttcaaaaaaagaaaaatagaaaatgccTTCAACACCCAAAAAGCGTCCAAAATCCAAgcataattcatattcaaaaaattcttcacTGAACTCCATACTCGAACCACCCCAAAGCTTATTCCCTTCAAAAGGCGAGTTCTTGCGTCTCATTAACGTACTTGCAATCGCATCCGCTGTAGCTCTCTCCTGTAATTACTTCCTTACCTTCTTTACCTCCACCTCTAAACCCTTTTGTGATAGTAACTTAGACCCCATCAATTCATTCTCAGGTATAATTCTTTTATCCCTCCTTCTTTTCTGGGtgtttctttgtttttgtttaacTTTTCTTTCTGGGCatcttttattatgattttgaattCATTCTGTTTGTTTAATTTGAGTTTTGTTTGTAGTTTTAGCTATGGGAGCTTTTTATCCGGTTTATTGGTTGATATGAATTTGTGGGTAACTTGagattttcaagtttttttgCTCATAACGTGTCAATCAATGTTTGGGTATCTCATGATATTAAATTTCATATAATATCACATGTACAATACAGGATATTATGTATCCTAGAAACTGTACATTACTGATGTCTATTGTTCTAAATATGTATATGTTTCAGGTTCGAGAAAATGATATTTGGAATGATTTAGACAGACACAACTTGATGCAAAATGTTGGTTCAGATATACCacatatgtgtatatgaaaagaAGGGCAATGGAGACAATAGATAAATTATTGGAGACAAGAACAAATCTACATGGGTATGCTTATCAACGTCTATTTTTATGTTTCGGTATTTCAAGATATTTAATTTACATTTCTCTTGTTTTCTTTTTACAGGTTACAGGAATTCAAGTGTCCAGTTGCTCTGGCAGAGCATTACAAACCTTTGACCTGTCGTTTTCGTGAATTGGTCTCCCAGCAGTCTCTTTTTATCATGCCTATTTGTGCCGGGGTAGTCCCTTCTAAGAGCTATTATTTGAATGCTTTAGTTATAGtatcaaaattttgaaagttgtTAACGATATTTAGCTTTATAGCTTATAGGGTGTGCAGTATTGTTCTTGAAAGTCCGTCAAAGAATGTATATTTCGGCTAGAGCAGAGGAGCTTTTCAATCAGGTGCACAAATTTTTTTATGTACAGTTATAGTCAATTAACGGTTTATTTTCTGTACATGCTGCATGTCAGACTATTTTGAAATTGTTTGtgaacatgtattttattttgcgTCGGTAGACATCCCATAAAATGCAGCCAGAAACATGTAGAGCTATACTTTGAATCTATACTTTGCTTGCTCAACTTTGCTTGCTCAGAAGACAACAATGGCGATAAGACTATTCCTTGCATCTATTCTTTGAATGTAGAGCTAGGAGCTAAACCAAGACACTAAATGTCTCATGGTATAACCTTGGCGTTAGCGCAGGCTTTGCATCATTTGAGGCAGATTTCTCAGGAAATATCTCAGCCGAATGTTACTGTTTGGGGGAGAAGACCTGCAGCTCTGCGTGCACTTAGTCACAAATTGAGCAAGTATGTTCATTCTTCTTTTCAGTAATTCACCATCTATGTCAGTGTAGGTAGATTCTTGACCGATGGCAGTAACATATTCTATTCTCCAGGGGATTTAATGAGGCTGTTAATGGGTTTACTGATGAAGGATGGTCGATGCTGGAAACTGACGGCGTTGATGATGTTACCCTTCTTGTGAACTCGTCTCCTGGAAAGATGATGGACATaaatttttcttatagtaatggattTCCTTCAATGGGAAATGCGGTTCTATGTGCCAAAGCATCCATGTTATTGCAGGTCAGTTTCTAGATGTGTTACAAGCATATGAATTACATCAGAAGATTTACAAATACTAAACAATGAAAAACTATTTTTTCTTCCCAATGTTGTGACGATGGCCTCGATATTAAATTTGTGGTATAATGAACCATCATATAGCTTTCTCAGCTTTTATTCGTGTgtcaaacaaaattttatttttataaaccgATGCTTCTATTCTTTTTGTAGAATGTGCCGCCAGCAATACTTCTCAGATTCTTACAGAAACATCGATCAGAGTGGGCAGATAGTGGTATTGATGCTTACTCTGCTGCTGCTGTTAAAGCTGAACCGTGTAGCTTGCCAGTGCCTCGAGGGGGAAGTTTTGGGGGTCAAGTCATTTTTCCATAAAATGTATCCTAGGTCGTGTCTCTAATGATTTGCTGCTTTGGAATGTGATTTTGATACAAAAGTCTTTCCATGACTTAAGTTGTTATACACTTGCATACTAATATACTTTTTATCAaatgattattattttaataataatgccCCTGCAACTATCTTGTAAATGCCAAATACACGCACAAATTCAGGTTCTATGTTTCAACAATTAAAACTCCACATGGTTGCGAGGGCAAGTAAACGGATGCTTACCTGCAATCCAGTAACTAAAACAACAGGCTTCAAAGTAATTGTCTAATAGGTGAATATATAATATGTCCAATAGCCATTTCTCAAGTAATTGTTCAATAgtttaacatttcaaaaaaaaattgtttcaaaccctcaattaagataaaatGTATTGTTAACATGATTCAACAACCCTTCTAAAAGGATATATTCTTTGTTCACAAAATAGATTTCCTTTTGAAAGGTAATTTGGCCCTAAAATTTGCTCTCAGGTTTGAGCTTTGTTGAGTTAAGGGTGGTTGGCTTGATGTGTTATCCATTGAAGTGGCTTTGTTCAAATTTTGCAGGCTCGATGATTGGCTTGCCATTTGGTTACCCCCAACAATCCCTTTGCAAGTCCTTGTATTATGGCCTAGTTTGCCACTTTTGCTGCAATTAGCTTGCTGTCCTGTCTTGCTTAATTTTGATCCACTCTTTATTACTTCATCTATTTCCTTCCTCCTTGTTTGTTTGGGTCTTTCTGGGGGCCTTCTAATTATGGGAGGAAGAATGGGTTCCATGTCCCTTACATGTTCCCATTGCATAGGACCTATacacaaaaatttaaagatgtTAAACACATTTTATAAATAAGTAATATTTCATAAAGTTTTAGGTTTTTAGGGCTATTACCTTTTACAGGGTTAATCAAGTGGCTGTAAATATTCAACTGGGTACTGACAGTATAAGATGTATTTACATAAGTTTCAGGGCTCACAGCAAGTAATTGCATGCAAGAAACAACATGCTTACATGGGATTCCTGACAAATCCCATTTTCTACATGAACAGGAGGAGTTGAGGAGGTCAACCACATACTTGTTGCCTAATCCACAGTCTACCTCGTACTTCTCATTTCCAGCATATATCAGCCATATACTATAAACAAAGtaacattttaaagttaaaaaattttccatccaAGCAAAAAAATTCAAGCTAAGTAAAAAAGAGTTAGCAAAACTTACTTATTGGACTGACTAACAATTTCAGACAACTTCTTCTGTATCCTTGGACATAAAGGTCTAGGATACTTCTCAGTAGCCTCTCTCATAGAAACCAAACTAGTCATGACTTTTCTTCTAATTATTTCTAACATCGTTAGGATAGGTTTATCTCTAGCTTCTAAAATGATCTGCAAGGAGAGTAAGTCTTTAAATAACTCAAACAACAATTATACAACATGAAGTGATAAATAGtcagatttaaaaaataatttttaacctTGTTGAAACATTCACTGTTGTTGTTCAGTAGTAGATCAGATTTGCATCTGGTTGAGAAGTGGGCTCTTGACCAAGTTCTTGGATCcttgtcacacagccaagcctcAGCAGATTCTGACAGTGACCTCATTTCAAACATTGTTTCTTCAAATTGTCTTGGAAAAGTTGCTTTAGCAGCTTTCCAGTAAGTAAGGCGCATAACTTGGCCTCTAAATCcttctatatttttaaaattattgtaaagATGTCTGGCACAATTTCTTGCTTCAGCATTAGGGAACAACAAAGAAATCGCTTCTATTAAGCCCtgtaaaacaattaaaacaacATGCTAAGCAATCATTtttatataaacaatttagcaTATACCATGACTTTATAGTACCTTTTGTTTGTCAAACATGAAACATATATTGTAGGAGTTGTCGATCTCTAAATCTCTCTGTAACAACTCGAGGAACCAAAACCATGATTGTTTGTTTTCACTCTCAACTACAGCAAAAGCCACTGGATATATACAATCATTGGCATCAACCCCAACAGCAGCAAGCAAATGTCCACCATAATATCCCTTCAGCCAACACCCATCTAACCCTAAAATTCTCCTACAACCAGTTAACCAACCTGATTTGCATGCTTCAAGGCATATATAAAGCCTCTGAAATAGCCTACAGTCTAATTTACAGATGGTTGTTGTACCAGGGTTGCTTCTCCTTAACTCAAgtaaataatcatatatattgGCATATTGAGCTTTGTGATTCCCTTGAACTAGTTCTAGAGCCCTAATCTTAGCCCTCATACATTTAGTCCGAGACACTATTGTTCCAAAATCCACCCTAATATCATTTTGTAAGGATGTTAAGGAATAATTGGGATCAACTTGAAATTTGTGTAAATAATGTCTAGCCATCCACTTTGAAGTaatattcttatttttcattaCCTTGCTACACTTATGGTGGTTGACTAAGGTCTTAATTTGCCAACTCCTATCCATTGGATCCTTGGGATTTAACTTGGATGCCCATAACGTCCATGGACAACTAGGTGCACAGACTGCTTTCACCCTAAGCTTGTCATTCCTAGTTAGTTTGGTTACTACCCTATTTATCCTCCCATACTGTTTAACTGCATCTTTTAAAATGTCTCTACTAGGGAAAACCAAACCCTTTATCAATATAGGGTTCCTCATATCAGTTTGAGGATTGAATAGAGGGTACTTTTTATTCCCATATTTATCATAATCCATGTCATTATTCAAATCATGATCACTGCTACTATCAAAATCATCTTCTAAACTCCAAAAACTTGAATCTAGTAAGCGGTCTAACTCCTTCTGTATCATTTCACCTACTAGTTCAACCTCTGGTTCATCTACCCTATCACCATCAGACTCAAAAGAATCAGAATAAGAAGTACCTGACTCATAAGCTTTATATGAACTATCATCTAAGTCAGACGCTTCTCCTCCAAAATCTCCCCCTAAAGTATTTTGTTCAACttcaaaccctaaaccaaaaaagaaaaataaaacattatattagTATCAACAAATTGCACAATTCAAACCTGAAAAAAATTATCTCAAATTCAGTTCAATTTCAAACAACATCAGTAATGAATTTATGAACATTTTAGGACATTCGGACAGCAGTCAATATTCACATTTGGGCAACATTAAAATACATAATCTAAAACATGAAAACAGTAATCATTATTCACATATTGACACCTgagttaaaatgaaaaattgaacaTATACATTTGCATCAAACTACACCTGagttaaaattaaagtatatgttTTGGGAGACAGcaacataattattttttgttcttatttGATAGATTTACAATTGTTTTTGGTTTATTAAGTGAAATTTTGCTTCATTCTTATTTGATagatttacaattatttttagttttgttcAGTAGACAGGTCGAAGAAACAAAAATACTCCCTTACTGTTTACCATTTCTTATTTCCACTAAAAATATATTGAGAGTATATGTTCATGCTTGGGCTATCTAAGTTATTTAGTGGTTGCCAGTTGGGGCAAATAATAGATGTTAGCATGTAAATGTTGCAGTTCTCAGTTATGCCCCACATTCGGTGTTGCTGATCGGAGTTGTTACGTTGGCTGAACGTATAGGTTTCATGCCTCTTCCCAAACTGAAATGTCTTACCACTAGCCCTGTAAGCCCAATTGAACTCCTCAAATTCTCATATCCTTCACATTCCATAACCTATAACTCAAATTTGTTTCAGCCGCTCTACTTGGTTTTGGTGAATGAATAGGTATTCTACACTCCATTTTTGAGGCATATGTGGACATGGTTGGGTGCCTCACCAGCCACAAGAAAGAACTTTTGTTCCCTGCTGGAAGCTGGTTATAGTTGTATCGTAGTGTCTGGTGGAGTGCAAGAGACATTTCTCATGCAGCATGATTCTGAGGTTTCATTCTTCTACCACTCCTgtattcttatttttcttctttgctAATTAGGTTGTGTGAAGCCCTTCTGACATAACCTGTTTATCACACCCTATTTTCTCTAACGCCCAAAACTTACAATGGGTTTTATTATTGGATCTTGATCATCTTCTTTATCTCTTTATGTTGGCAACTAAAAAATTCTGGGTTTATTTCTGGACTTACAGGTTGCATTCCTTAAGTTACGAAGAGGATTTATTCGTATAGCAAGGTAATTCAGCTCAAAATTAGCAGTAAGAAAGAATAATATGGAATACCCACAAAGAGATTGTGAACATACAAGTTGATTCAGATTAGAAAAATTTGATTGAGCAACCAATTTTTCAAGAACTGTgaaaaaaaactagaaaatataatgattaggaacaagaaaaatttcaaaaagttgaagaaaatatcaagaattttaatttagggtttttattaaacaataaaaaattcaatcttttgtttttcagtattgaataaaagagaCAGAGGAATGCAAAGAATACATACCTGGAGTCTCCATTGAATCCATCTTTATGAAGCagtcaatttgatttcaactattttgatcttaataatagtttttccagtcaaatgaaaaaagaaaacctaaaaaaagaagagacgaagaaaaattaaaaagaggagatgaacagttttttcaattaaggtttaggtttaaaaattttaattaattaaatttatttaatttataatttattttcatcccatttagaaatccaagttggcacttaaaatctagttggactgccacataGGATTGCTGTTAGAGAGATAACagaacttaacggtagagtgatcacttcgtaacaaaataataacataagtgactaaaatgtaacatttcaaacataagtgactaaaatgtaacttaaggcaaacaaaagtgactatttttgtagattaCCCTTATTTTTTTGTCACAATTACTTACAAGTTTAGTGCGGAAACTTTTGTcacaaaaaaattgaataactGTGAcagttttgtaaaagttgttgcAAATACAATAGTGTTGAAGGTATTTGTATTGACAAGTGACAGCTTTAAATCTAGTCACTATAAATTATAATGGCTAAATTTAGTTTTAGTTACCTTTTTTGTCTCCTCTAAAATGTTATTTATTGTAAGACTTAAATCATTGATTGTACTCTGATAAAGATAGTGGATCATTGATCTAGGCAATGCCCCATAGATGTAGACTGAGgtcaaattatataaataatcttGGTGTTCATCTTTAAAGCTTTCACACTTTTGATTTCATGATCGAAACTATGGCCACAGTTCCAAGTACTATTTTAGCCACAATTTCCTTTTTGCAAAGCAAGTATCCCTATCATTTCTACAACATGTACTAAAATTggtaaattttattatcataGATAACACAAAAAGGACATGGTTTTAGGAAATTCTAAAACTCCATCATGCAAACAAAATAGTTTTCTAAACCAATTTTCCAACACTACGAGAAGAGGGAGAGGAAGCACTTGTTTTTCTAAAGAAGCAACTTCTTAACAATGCCCATATTTGAGTCTCCAATCTATACTCTCCAAAACATCTCAAAAGTGGGGCAAACCTAAGAATCCTACCAACCTTCCTAGGCTTAGCCTATTCCTAATATGGAATTTGTTCCCAAAATTACCTCCAAACTTTCCAAATACGAAGGTTGTTTCCAAATTAGCCTTAGAATGTTGTGCTTAAGAAACCCTTCTGCTAGAAATGCAACTATCTTGTCGTACTTTAGCTAGGATAATTTGTAACAAAAAACAAGTTTCTATATTTTCTCTTCaattgttttgatttttgttaattattttatttagtcttgTGCTTATATAATCTGCTTATTTGATAAACacattatatttatttgatgaccttaatttttttttttgaagagaaGGTTAGAGTTGAGATCTAGACTGAATAGACTAGGATTAACTCTAATAGAGCTAACGAATGAGTTAATTTGTGGTTAGGATAGTAATTTACTTGATGCCTTAATCACCTACTCACCTTTGAAAAATGTTACTTTAATCATTCTAGCCTTTATGCTCAATTCAATATTTGTCAGTTCCACAACTACTTCTTCTTCTGCTCCAACTACTTAAGTTAGTGTATCCTTAACAATTGGTGTTTATCTTATATGTATCATTAACAATTGGTGCTTATTTAGTTACGTTGGAAATTACAGTCCAAGTATGCTTCTAAAGTTTATAATGATTTACTTCTTAAGTTGACATAATTTCTTTTGTAATTGTAACACTATTAATCCGGTCCGATCACCGGACTTAAGTTACAAGGTGCTACAACAACTATCGAAACTTATACACATGCATACACAGTTTCAAATAAAAGCAATAGGTACCACTATCAACTTTTAGAGATGTAATCATGactaattaaacatttaaataaatattagaaatAGAATTATTCAAGAAATAAGGACCCTTTAGAAAATAAATCTACTgtgagtatcgatacttttaccTAGAATGCTAAAATTTCACAAGTTAAAATGctttccatgctcaaaacatattCCTACTCAACATACGATTAGTGTCTAACTCAACTAAACCTACTAACATCGTTTAACCATTTGTCATGCCATATTAATACATTTTCATTGAGAATACCTAACATGCATTATCAACCTCAATCTCAAACATAAAAATGTCCATAAGCGAAGtccaatatcaaaataataataaaataatgataataactaTAACTATAACTCTAACCCACATTGCATGTATTCAAAGTGtccaaaaattataaatacaCCTACTCGAAGGTTATTGCCTTGCTTAGATCACTTTCTTTTTCATTCCATTCACACCAAAAGAACTACTTATCTGCAAGATTTTAATGTGGAGTGTGTAAGCTTAAATAAGCTCAGTGAATGTCCAGAATTACAACAAAGTATACACAATATCATAAGTTAAGCAAGAGCATACTAAGGCATATTCACAACCATattttcaacaagttaaaatAACATAGTCATGCTTCTTTATCTCACATGTCTAGCTTATGTACTCACATGCATTTACATGCAacatatttcataaataaatcatttaatgataatttggcaacatgagatcatgtaacatAAAAGTGTACTCTATTATCACACATTGGATAAACGGACCTCCATTACaccaatgactcaaagagtctaacatggcccataagtgtagcataatgctaaacactctccaacacaccaacatgtcTTGATGAATAGGGcttagctcgacattcccttatctctccaacttGTCTtggggcctcaatgcccaaatcacaaaacacaaaggagagtactcacaatcctatggcatgctaactatatccaaaggtttcaagagatcacaaggccaaaatatccataattacacatatttaattacttttttaatgCACATAATCTATGTTCATATTCATTAATTCACATCACAAACTTatacacaatgcatgcttattagattcacatttaattgcacttcaAGTAGcacaataatgctcattgagcTATCATATATCAGAccacatatgtgtgcattaaaatcaatatatcatatatcatattcAAGTAATTTCATATATTACTTGTTGCAATAGCATCACATATCACAACTTATCTTACTTAGACATAATTTCACAACAAGGCAAAAAGTTAGAAAAGGATTACACTCGGAACTTAGGATAGGGGCTTATACTAATCCAAAGCTCCTGGTTAACACTACAAATCACACATACCAGCAGCGACTCTAGACACTCACCAATCATTCTTCCGCTTACTAGCCAAAAGCTCAAACAGGCTTTTCCTTACATTTAAACTTTCTTGTAGTGACTTGAATTGTGTTTTCCTTACATTTACACATAACAAAcacatttcaaacttatcaaaaATAGCCTTGAACACAACTAAACAACAAGAAAAACACAATTCAAGCCTCTTCTTTCCCACTACCGAAAACTAGCTAGTTTTGCCGAAATTGAAGTTTTGACATTCTAATCTCatttttaatccttgattttgATTTCAAACATCtcaaatatcatttaatttcatatctaaacCATTAATTTCATCTAAATCTATGGTTCTAAAAGTTCTGAAAAATTCAAGCTTTCAAGAACATGTAAAAGGAAAAAATGTTTGATTCTTAAATTTTTGTTATGAACTATCAATTGAAGTGAAATACCTTCTAAATAGGTTAGGATGaatcaaaaaatcactttaaaaacaCGGGTTTACTCAAGATTACGAGTTTTGTCATTTTTGAATCCAAACTtgctttaaaaaaatcaaatataaataaatctTCATACAATCATTTAGAAATCAAATTGAATTAACAACACTCTTTTTTTAACCCTAAAAATTCAGAATATTACCTTAACTTGATGAAAACGACAATCTACAACTCTAATTTGAGATTTGGACTCAAGAAGAACAATGACGAAATTGGGGAAGAAAATgttattttcctttaaaattgAGGGCTATTTTGGTGTTTGGGAGGTTaataaatccaaaagaatgagttaattttgaaagAACTCTCTGATTTTAGGTTTTGGGAAATTTCTTAATGATTTGGGGTTTAAGAGAGGGAAGAAGACGTTGGTATACTCCATGTagaagactaaattaaaaaattggataattttctcttttgatcactccctgtttctttcctttttcgaTTAGGTTCTAACTCAATTAAAATCCATTTTTTCAAGTTAGACctgaaaattaaattttgtttttagctagttaattaaaaaaaaacccaattattttactttaatactTCAATTACTTACTTACGattctaattttttatgtttaacaTAAACCCTTGATTTAataacccgattctactaaccccgaAACTATTAGGCCAAATTTCTGGATGTGACATGTACCTAAAGTTTGA is part of the Gossypium hirsutum isolate 1008001.06 chromosome D11, Gossypium_hirsutum_v2.1, whole genome shotgun sequence genome and encodes:
- the LOC107939868 gene encoding homeobox-leucine zipper protein ATHB-8, yielding MKRRAMETIDKLLETRTNLHGLQEFKCPVALAEHYKPLTCRFRELVSQQSLFIMPICAGLIGCAVLFLKVRQRMYISARAEELFNQALHHLRQISQEISQPNVTVWGRRPAALRALSHKLSKGFNEAVNGFTDEGWSMLETDGVDDVTLLVNSSPGKMMDINFSYSNGFPSMGNAVLCAKASMLLQNVPPAILLRFLQKHRSEWADSGIDAYSAAAVKAEPCSLPVPRGGSFGGQVIFP
- the LOC107939871 gene encoding uncharacterized protein; this encodes MSLALHQTLRYNYNQLPAGNKRFEVEQNTLGGDFGGEASDLDDSSYKAYESGTSYSDSFESDGDRVDEPEVELVGEMIQKELDRLLDSSFWSLEDDFDSSSDHDLNNDMDYDKYGNKKYPLFNPQTDMRNPILIKGLVFPSRDILKDAVKQYGRINRVVTKLTRNDKLRVKAVCAPSCPWTLWASKLNPKDPMDRSWQIKTLVNHHKCSKVMKNKNITSKWMARHYLHKFQVDPNYSLTSLQNDIRVDFGTIVSRTKCMRAKIRALELVQGNHKAQYANIYDYLLELRRSNPGTTTICKLDCRLFQRLYICLEACKSGWLTGCRRILGLDGCWLKGYYGGHLLAAVGVDANDCIYPVAFAVVESENKQSWFWFLELLQRDLEIDNSYNICFMFDKQKGLIEAISLLFPNAEARNCARHLYNNFKNIEGFRGQVMRLTYWKAAKATFPRQFEETMFEMRSLSESAEAWLCDKDPRTWSRAHFSTRCKSDLLLNNNSECFNKIILEARDKPILTMLEIIRRKVMTSLVSMREATEKYPRPLCPRIQKKLSEIVSQSNNIWLIYAGNEKYEVDCGLGNKYVVDLLNSSCSCRKWDLSGIPCKHVVSCMQLLAVSPETYVNTSYTVSTQLNIYSHLINPVKGPMQWEHVRDMEPILPPIIRRPPERPKQTRRKEIDEVIKSGSKLSKTGQQANCSKSGKLGHNTRTCKGIVGGNQMASQSSSLQNLNKATSMDNTSSQPPLTQQSSNLRANFRAKLPFKRKSIL